A single region of the Synergistaceae bacterium genome encodes:
- a CDS encoding PrpF protein — MTAVKKLPVTIMRGGTSKGVYILESDLPANHDEWEPLLLRLMGSPDAKQIDGLGGSYSVTSKVAIIKKSDNPEADVDYTFAQVSVDKPLVSYKGNCGNISSGVGPFAIEKGLVEAKDGTTTVRIFNTNTNKIIAADVKTPGGQVEYSGDFAIAGVPGTASPVKLKFVNPSGTLGNGLLPTGNVVDTLDVPGFGKVQVSIVDAANPLVFAKAKDIGLTGKETPDEINGNPAALELLEKIRGLAAVKLGLIEDYTRSAWDTPGIPKMTFVAEPEDYTTSDGKKIAKGSIDLLSRMMSMQKAHPSYAMTGAMCTAAAAVTPGSIVNQVLAPGADTQFIRIGHAAGILECGADFTLQDGSNVPYIEDTFGFRTANLLMEGTATIRL; from the coding sequence ATGACAGCCGTAAAGAAGCTGCCGGTAACTATTATGCGCGGCGGCACCAGCAAAGGAGTCTACATCCTCGAGTCCGACCTTCCCGCCAATCACGACGAGTGGGAACCGTTACTGCTCAGACTTATGGGCAGTCCCGACGCAAAGCAGATTGACGGTCTCGGTGGCTCATACTCAGTTACGAGCAAGGTAGCAATCATCAAGAAGTCAGACAACCCAGAAGCTGACGTGGATTACACGTTCGCACAGGTGAGCGTCGACAAGCCGCTAGTGAGCTACAAGGGCAACTGCGGGAACATCTCCTCAGGTGTCGGGCCTTTCGCGATCGAGAAGGGATTAGTTGAGGCAAAAGACGGAACAACGACCGTGCGAATCTTCAACACCAACACGAACAAGATTATTGCGGCGGACGTAAAGACCCCCGGCGGACAGGTAGAGTACTCGGGAGACTTCGCAATAGCAGGAGTACCGGGCACAGCCTCGCCCGTAAAGCTGAAGTTCGTCAACCCCTCCGGCACTCTCGGAAACGGCCTTCTTCCTACGGGAAATGTTGTTGACACCCTCGACGTTCCCGGCTTCGGCAAGGTTCAGGTGTCCATCGTTGACGCGGCGAATCCCCTCGTCTTCGCGAAGGCAAAGGACATCGGCCTTACTGGCAAAGAGACTCCCGACGAGATAAACGGCAACCCCGCAGCACTCGAGCTACTCGAGAAGATTCGCGGTCTCGCGGCAGTGAAGCTCGGCCTGATTGAGGACTACACGCGCTCTGCGTGGGACACTCCCGGCATCCCAAAAATGACTTTCGTTGCAGAGCCTGAAGACTACACAACCTCCGACGGCAAGAAGATAGCGAAGGGCAGCATTGACCTTCTGTCGCGCATGATGTCGATGCAGAAAGCTCACCCGTCCTACGCAATGACCGGCGCAATGTGCACGGCCGCCGCCGCAGTAACTCCCGGCTCAATCGTCAATCAGGTGCTTGCTCCTGGCGCAGATACTCAGTTCATCAGGATAGGCCACGCCGCAGGAATCCTCGAGTGCGGAGCTGACTTCACGCTTCAGGACGGAAGCAATGTGCCGTACATCGAGGACACGTTCGGCTTCAGGACAGCGAATCTTCTCATGGAAGGCACAGCAACTATAAGGTTGTAG
- a CDS encoding helix-turn-helix transcriptional regulator, with protein MIDGSVLKELRRERGLSQEELGNLVGTEGNVISRWERGTSTPSLHYVHKLSEVLERPVDYLMKGEASDIKECSISENRGVLVFQTGEQRLEVPATLAFAKQFWERVDRMIDNSTAAKQQNSPMP; from the coding sequence ATGATTGACGGTTCAGTCTTGAAGGAACTTAGGCGCGAGAGAGGACTCAGCCAAGAAGAATTAGGCAATCTTGTCGGCACTGAAGGGAACGTAATATCACGCTGGGAGAGAGGCACGTCAACCCCGAGTCTTCATTACGTGCACAAACTCTCGGAGGTTCTGGAACGGCCGGTAGACTACCTCATGAAGGGTGAAGCATCCGACATCAAGGAATGCTCTATCTCCGAGAACAGAGGCGTACTAGTCTTCCAGACAGGAGAACAGAGGCTCGAAGTCCCCGCAACCCTAGCCTTCGCCAAACAGTTCTGGGAACGCGTCGACAGAATGATCGACAACAGCACGGCCGCAAAACAGCAAAATTCCCCCATGCCGTAA